A genome region from Colwellia sp. Arc7-D includes the following:
- a CDS encoding IS110 family transposase, giving the protein MNTQNNQNEINVGVDTGKTQIDIYIRPLDIYFTVTNDEKGINKAVKEIKKHNPTRIVIEATGRLEQAFIIACAKETLPFVVANPVRIKKFAGSAGQLAKTDKLDAKLIAHYSQALKPELSTLKPETLREMSDLLSRRCQLMEMRTMEKNRLQILPKSLASTINPMLTAINNQLTKIDKKMAKLIEQCDEYKIKNDIIQSVPGVGNVVAFSLLSNMPELGYINNKEAAALVGVAPINRESGAFKGKRMIRGGRHQIRTAMFMSMMSAMQCNPVFKATYQRLVAAGKPKKIAIIACVRKMIVILNSMVRDGVYWDPKMN; this is encoded by the coding sequence ATGAATACACAAAATAATCAAAATGAAATTAACGTCGGGGTTGATACCGGTAAAACTCAAATCGATATTTACATACGCCCATTAGACATTTACTTCACCGTGACCAACGATGAAAAAGGTATCAATAAAGCCGTAAAAGAAATTAAAAAACACAACCCAACACGCATTGTCATTGAAGCAACAGGACGGCTTGAACAAGCCTTTATCATTGCTTGCGCAAAAGAGACATTACCCTTTGTTGTTGCCAACCCCGTTCGCATTAAAAAGTTTGCGGGCTCTGCTGGTCAATTAGCTAAAACCGACAAGCTTGATGCGAAGTTAATTGCTCACTATAGCCAAGCCTTAAAACCCGAACTATCTACGCTTAAGCCTGAAACACTCAGGGAAATGAGTGACCTATTATCAAGGCGATGTCAGTTAATGGAAATGCGGACAATGGAGAAAAACAGACTTCAAATACTGCCTAAATCGCTAGCCAGTACGATTAACCCTATGCTCACAGCCATCAATAATCAGCTAACTAAAATAGACAAAAAAATGGCAAAACTGATTGAGCAATGTGACGAATATAAAATAAAAAACGACATTATTCAAAGTGTACCTGGTGTCGGAAATGTCGTTGCTTTTAGTCTGTTAAGTAACATGCCAGAGCTGGGTTATATCAACAATAAAGAAGCCGCAGCTTTAGTCGGGGTAGCGCCAATAAATAGAGAAAGTGGCGCCTTTAAAGGTAAGCGAATGATACGGGGTGGACGACATCAAATACGTACTGCCATGTTCATGTCAATGATGTCAGCAATGCAATGTAACCCCGTTTTCAAAGCAACTTATCAGCGGCTAGTCGCCGCGGGAAAACCAAAGAAAATAGCCATAATAGCGTGTGTTAGGAAGATGATTGTGATCTTAAATTCGATGGTAAGAGATGGTGTCTATTGGGATCCAAAAATGAATTAA
- a CDS encoding septation protein IspZ codes for MNLWGMYWRYLLSISLTLVLVAFLSEQLNLLNVVNNSGLLPTIYWSIIAVLFISITLFQNKGLPYVFLGSRLHLTNKAWCWFNFMTISLFIVLAVIGYIVNQITKAEVWALYKLFGQPLCLVFLPLFGAWFITRRVKT; via the coding sequence ATGAATTTGTGGGGAATGTACTGGCGATATCTACTTTCAATTTCTTTAACATTAGTCCTCGTCGCATTTTTGAGTGAGCAGCTGAATTTATTAAATGTAGTCAATAATTCTGGCTTACTACCTACAATTTATTGGAGTATTATTGCGGTACTTTTTATTTCAATAACACTTTTTCAAAACAAAGGATTACCTTACGTATTTTTAGGTAGTAGATTACATCTAACTAATAAGGCTTGGTGTTGGTTTAACTTTATGACCATCTCTCTTTTTATAGTGTTAGCGGTAATTGGCTATATTGTTAACCAAATAACTAAAGCGGAAGTATGGGCTCTTTATAAACTATTCGGGCAACCGCTCTGTTTAGTGTTTCTTCCACTGTTTGGCGCATGGTTTATTACAAGGCGCGTAAAAACATAA
- a CDS encoding SMI1/KNR4 family protein, with the protein MSIQSIQVERGLSLPQEYLKLLSSLDEADEYCFNEYPQDDPDFEGRCWCFLNEEELNEEIDMPGVGKSPAHKQLELYIKCFIEYSDNQFLTSPNGRVPIQCVINGFVIAEDNGDLLYLDPLDDFSVWIFHHDGSDVMKVANSIGDWQSRAVVA; encoded by the coding sequence ATGTCAATTCAAAGTATTCAAGTTGAAAGAGGTTTAAGTTTACCTCAGGAATATCTTAAATTGCTTTCATCTCTTGATGAGGCAGATGAATATTGTTTCAATGAATATCCTCAAGATGATCCCGACTTTGAAGGTCGTTGTTGGTGTTTCCTAAACGAAGAGGAACTCAACGAAGAAATAGATATGCCCGGTGTAGGTAAATCACCTGCTCACAAACAACTTGAGCTCTATATCAAATGTTTCATTGAATATAGCGATAATCAATTTCTTACTTCTCCTAACGGAAGAGTACCAATTCAGTGTGTCATTAATGGTTTCGTTATTGCCGAAGATAATGGTGATCTATTATATCTAGATCCTCTTGATGACTTTTCCGTTTGGATATTCCATCATGATGGCAGTGACGTAATGAAAGTCGCGAATTCGATTGGTGATTGGCAGTCTCGTGCAGTCGTCGCCTAA
- a CDS encoding YceK/YidQ family lipoprotein has product MKIFWVLCLALFNYSCSTMKTIDPIYNQVKVSYQGHKSYCKGIPRVYSGISYNACLLYGEPNANGTLSSINGVPTFLIDSAFSLVADTVVLPYTIYTQVNKGNIKVN; this is encoded by the coding sequence GTGAAAATATTTTGGGTGCTATGTTTAGCTTTATTTAATTATTCATGCTCAACTATGAAGACAATTGATCCTATTTATAATCAGGTGAAAGTATCGTATCAAGGGCATAAAAGTTATTGTAAAGGTATTCCTAGGGTTTATAGCGGAATTTCCTATAATGCGTGTTTGTTATATGGGGAGCCAAACGCCAATGGAACTTTAAGTTCTATTAATGGGGTCCCAACTTTTCTTATAGATTCTGCATTTTCCCTTGTAGCAGACACTGTTGTTTTACCTTACACAATTTATACTCAGGTTAACAAAGGAAATATTAAGGTTAATTAA
- a CDS encoding integron integrase, with protein MKSEFLSHIKETMWTRRYAKRTIESYLYWIKAYIIFIGKVHPKDCHDKEVERFLSYLSNNLNLAPKSQALALNSVNYLYKHILVKPLSLDLRFNKSRVNPKLPTVLTTPEVKALLSAININHLLLCQLMYGSGLRLMEAVRLRVQDINFDYHCIEVWNGKGGKHRTVTLATELATALKEQISLVKSYYVLDMRNDDYSGVYLPFALSRKYPSAAKTFNWHYLFPSNRLYLDPEVNKLRRHHINETAIQKAVKIASKNSGIDKNITCHTLRHSFATHLLQRGADIRTVQEQLGHSDIRTTQIYTHVIERGANGVTSPLSTLI; from the coding sequence ATGAAATCTGAATTTCTCTCACACATTAAAGAAACAATGTGGACCAGACGCTACGCTAAACGAACTATTGAGTCATATTTATATTGGATTAAAGCTTACATAATTTTTATTGGAAAAGTTCATCCTAAAGATTGCCATGATAAAGAAGTTGAAAGATTTCTAAGTTACCTTTCGAATAATTTAAATCTTGCGCCAAAATCTCAAGCATTAGCATTAAACTCTGTTAATTACTTGTATAAACATATTTTAGTTAAACCGCTTAGCCTTGATTTGCGCTTTAATAAATCTAGGGTAAACCCAAAACTCCCTACTGTATTAACTACCCCAGAAGTAAAAGCACTTTTATCGGCTATAAATATAAATCACCTTTTACTATGCCAATTAATGTATGGCAGTGGCTTAAGATTAATGGAGGCTGTGCGCTTAAGAGTACAAGATATAAACTTTGACTATCATTGTATCGAAGTATGGAATGGCAAAGGTGGTAAACATCGAACAGTTACCCTAGCAACTGAACTGGCTACGGCACTCAAAGAACAAATATCGCTGGTAAAGTCTTACTATGTATTAGATATGAGGAATGATGATTACTCTGGAGTATATTTGCCTTTTGCATTATCGAGAAAATACCCAAGTGCTGCTAAAACATTTAATTGGCACTATTTATTCCCATCAAATCGCTTATATTTAGATCCTGAGGTCAACAAATTAAGACGCCATCATATAAACGAAACGGCAATTCAAAAAGCGGTAAAAATAGCATCTAAAAATTCAGGTATAGATAAAAATATTACTTGTCATACTTTACGACATTCATTTGCAACACACTTACTTCAACGAGGTGCTGATATTCGAACGGTACAAGAGCAATTGGGGCACAGTGACATTAGAACAACGCAAATATATACCCATGTGATAGAGCGCGGTGCAAATGGAGTTACAAGCCCTTTATCAACTTTAATATAA
- the dnaQ gene encoding DNA polymerase III subunit epsilon: MIEENTQDERLIILDTETTGINPREGHRIVEIGCVEMINRQLTGRNYHVYVKPMAHGMQMVMDQEVINIHGLTDDFLRDKPRFEQIGQEFLNFIKGARLVIHNAKFDVGFMDHEFAMMPGFPKTTDVCSITDTLKVSKDEFGSPKTLDYLARFYKVDKLIDRTYHGALIDAQLLAFVYIEMTRKQATFNLNQGEGQGSDANAIRRLTNDRPKLKVLAATADELTEHENRLAIVKDKGAAPLWLE, from the coding sequence TTGATTGAAGAAAACACACAAGACGAACGGCTTATAATACTCGATACAGAAACAACAGGTATTAACCCACGAGAAGGGCACCGTATTGTTGAAATTGGTTGTGTAGAAATGATCAACCGGCAATTAACCGGCAGAAATTATCATGTTTACGTCAAGCCTATGGCACATGGTATGCAAATGGTAATGGACCAAGAAGTTATTAATATTCATGGTTTAACCGATGACTTTTTAAGAGATAAACCTAGATTTGAACAAATAGGGCAGGAGTTTTTAAACTTTATCAAAGGTGCACGTTTAGTTATTCATAATGCCAAGTTCGATGTTGGTTTTATGGATCATGAATTTGCCATGATGCCAGGTTTTCCAAAAACGACAGATGTTTGTTCGATTACCGATACTTTAAAAGTATCAAAAGACGAGTTTGGCTCACCTAAAACCTTAGATTATTTAGCGCGTTTTTATAAAGTTGATAAGTTAATTGACCGTACCTATCACGGTGCATTAATTGATGCCCAGTTGTTGGCCTTTGTTTACATAGAGATGACCCGTAAACAAGCTACCTTCAATTTAAACCAAGGTGAAGGCCAAGGTAGTGATGCAAACGCTATTCGCAGACTAACTAATGACCGCCCAAAATTAAAGGTTTTAGCTGCTACTGCCGATGAACTAACAGAGCACGAAAACCGTTTAGCAATTGTCAAAGACAAAGGGGCTGCGCCGCTATGGTTAGAATAA
- a CDS encoding DUF2919 family protein, translated as MSANNYAKFSPKHFDSFDCLTLAPGIYFILLFVLRAYIIWIMSVTNMRDNVGFIQWVYPQTALFYLNLASGVIGLFVVLILSLRRPKAPTWVRTCWQKCKTLLILALVFDLTIGVLGYLIWQLQSLVWIIMHCLLVISAITYILRSKRFTINIAEFPEVLPENNTRKHRKTKGLEID; from the coding sequence ATGTCAGCTAATAATTACGCTAAATTTTCACCAAAGCATTTTGATAGTTTTGATTGTTTAACATTAGCGCCCGGTATTTACTTTATTTTATTGTTCGTCTTGAGAGCTTATATTATTTGGATAATGTCGGTAACAAACATGCGTGACAATGTGGGCTTTATTCAGTGGGTATATCCACAAACGGCATTGTTTTACTTAAACTTAGCTTCTGGTGTTATCGGCCTTTTTGTAGTGCTTATTTTAAGTTTACGGCGACCTAAAGCGCCCACATGGGTTCGAACCTGTTGGCAAAAATGTAAAACGTTGCTTATTTTAGCCTTAGTGTTTGATTTAACGATTGGAGTGCTAGGTTACTTAATATGGCAGTTGCAGTCATTAGTTTGGATTATAATGCATTGTTTATTGGTAATATCTGCTATTACCTATATTTTACGAAGTAAAAGATTTACCATTAACATTGCCGAGTTTCCTGAAGTATTACCGGAAAATAACACGCGTAAACATAGAAAAACTAAAGGGTTAGAAATTGATTGA
- a CDS encoding DUF599 domain-containing protein, translating into MPIYLLDVIALSCFFICWAGYTGFARKKAKTTNCIARCLHQHRVHWMYEVIGRDIRVGEAALLANLERNISFFASSTLLILAGVLTLFAQVDRLESVIGSIPYTETPNHAMVQLKLSLLALIFVMAFLHFTWSLRQYGFLNVMIGACPFDDSGENENLNKYAEQMAVVQDQAAHAFNYGLRSYYFSIAALCWFFHPLTFILASLFVVYTLYNREFRSKAVRAITLGQQYLDQEFAIRHAKNKSPLKADSSTSSK; encoded by the coding sequence ATGCCAATATACCTACTTGATGTGATCGCCTTAAGCTGTTTCTTTATTTGTTGGGCCGGGTACACTGGTTTTGCACGTAAAAAAGCAAAAACAACAAATTGCATTGCTCGATGTTTACACCAGCATAGAGTGCATTGGATGTATGAAGTTATTGGACGCGATATTCGTGTTGGTGAAGCGGCACTTCTAGCTAACTTAGAACGCAATATTTCATTTTTTGCTTCTTCTACCTTATTAATATTAGCCGGTGTACTTACCTTGTTCGCTCAGGTTGACCGGCTCGAATCTGTTATTGGTTCAATTCCTTATACTGAAACCCCAAATCATGCCATGGTGCAATTAAAGTTGAGTTTGCTGGCGCTAATTTTTGTTATGGCATTTCTACATTTTACTTGGTCATTAAGACAATACGGCTTTTTAAATGTAATGATTGGAGCATGCCCATTTGATGACAGCGGTGAAAACGAAAACCTAAATAAATATGCTGAGCAAATGGCGGTAGTACAAGACCAAGCCGCGCATGCATTTAACTATGGGTTGCGTTCGTATTATTTCTCTATCGCTGCCTTGTGTTGGTTTTTTCATCCGCTGACCTTTATTCTTGCCAGTTTATTTGTTGTTTACACTTTATATAATCGTGAATTTCGCTCAAAAGCGGTAAGAGCGATAACATTAGGACAGCAGTATCTTGATCAGGAATTTGCCATTAGGCACGCAAAAAATAAATCACCCCTTAAAGCTGATAGCAGCACAAGCAGTAAGTAA
- a CDS encoding carbohydrate binding family 9 domain-containing protein, which translates to MYLSIKPMVLTLTILLSMQLVHATTAHKIISNQNEIIEIPQISGDIVIDASLSEPQWRSAKKVLINNITRPYDNIPSPVHTEALLMESEGYFYLAFIAKDLDIKEIRAFLKDRDKSWGDDLVGIKIDTYNDQRSAYRFLVNPLGVQIDGIESEVTQKESDAWDGIWESAGKIIDDGFIVEMALPLRMLNFQESEGKQTWGIELLRYYPREERLRLSNIHLDRGNSCEICQIATASGFKGAKQGSNFTVTPSIVLGAAQERDDNNEWQDTNNTEGSLDLRWGITPDWLLNATINPDFSTVESDNAQLNINNNFALFNREKRLFFLDNQDYFDSDYNLVYTRNINAPNYGAKLTGRENNHAFGLFITDDKNTNILIPGNRSSSVATIDGESKAAALRYRYSLNNDITLGWISTLRTAEDYSNRVNGIDARFRLNTEDVFKFQSLFSTTQYPNDLFKQFCNVDEEDEQARCATPENNDDCQFGDCIYNENVLRTIKAESFTGNAFKAGYYHNDSNWYYRVTYDRQNAGFRGDLGFISRVDHNKFSVGGDRKWYAEPNKWWTQFKIYSDWDLIHNDNNELIEKEFDINAQLHARYSSYFRVGYTKRESVGSRLDKSKLAITDNSTLFTEHQFFIFAETKPMLGLYINANVTRGDKIDYRNNRLGKINRLSSNINWNINKHVEVKLKQTVRQLDAEGENVFIARLTDLRTTYQFNVQSFLRLSVVFNNTSRNTSNYLYIAPEDINRHSKSLSSELLYAYKINPQTVFYLGYSDQHYSDETIQDLTQEQRSVFMKYSYAWLK; encoded by the coding sequence ATGTATTTATCAATAAAGCCAATGGTATTGACTTTAACTATTTTATTATCAATGCAGTTAGTGCATGCAACCACGGCCCATAAAATAATAAGCAATCAAAATGAAATTATAGAAATACCCCAGATTTCAGGTGACATTGTTATAGATGCTTCATTAAGTGAACCACAGTGGCGCTCTGCTAAAAAAGTTTTAATTAACAATATCACACGACCTTACGACAATATTCCCAGCCCCGTACATACCGAAGCCTTATTAATGGAAAGTGAAGGTTATTTTTATTTGGCTTTCATTGCTAAAGACCTTGATATTAAAGAGATAAGAGCTTTTTTAAAAGATAGAGACAAGTCATGGGGTGATGATTTGGTCGGTATAAAAATAGACACATACAACGACCAACGCAGTGCCTATCGCTTCTTGGTAAATCCGTTAGGTGTACAAATAGACGGTATTGAAAGTGAGGTAACACAAAAAGAAAGCGATGCGTGGGACGGCATATGGGAAAGCGCAGGCAAAATTATTGACGATGGGTTTATTGTTGAAATGGCCCTGCCCTTGAGAATGTTAAACTTTCAAGAAAGCGAAGGTAAACAAACGTGGGGAATAGAGTTACTTAGATACTACCCTCGCGAAGAGCGCTTACGTTTATCCAATATTCATTTAGACCGTGGTAACAGCTGTGAAATATGTCAAATAGCTACAGCTTCAGGTTTTAAAGGTGCAAAACAAGGCAGCAACTTTACGGTTACACCTTCGATTGTTTTGGGCGCAGCACAAGAGCGTGATGATAATAACGAGTGGCAAGATACTAACAATACTGAAGGTAGTTTAGATTTGCGATGGGGAATCACCCCTGACTGGTTACTAAACGCGACTATAAACCCCGATTTTTCTACGGTTGAATCCGATAACGCGCAACTCAATATAAACAATAATTTTGCTTTATTTAATCGTGAAAAAAGACTGTTTTTTCTCGACAATCAAGACTATTTTGATAGTGACTATAATTTGGTTTATACCCGTAACATTAATGCCCCTAATTACGGCGCTAAATTAACGGGTCGTGAAAACAATCATGCCTTTGGCTTATTTATTACCGATGACAAAAATACCAATATTTTAATACCAGGTAATCGTTCTTCGTCGGTTGCCACTATTGATGGTGAGTCAAAGGCGGCGGCATTAAGATATCGTTATAGTTTAAATAACGATATTACACTTGGCTGGATAAGCACGTTACGAACAGCAGAAGATTATTCAAACCGCGTTAACGGAATTGATGCTAGATTTCGCTTAAACACTGAAGACGTTTTTAAATTTCAGTCGTTATTTTCTACAACCCAGTATCCAAACGATTTATTTAAGCAATTTTGTAATGTCGACGAAGAAGATGAACAAGCTCGTTGCGCAACACCAGAAAATAACGATGATTGCCAGTTTGGTGACTGTATTTATAACGAAAATGTATTAAGGACAATAAAAGCAGAAAGCTTTACCGGCAACGCTTTTAAAGCAGGTTATTATCATAATGACAGTAACTGGTATTACCGGGTAACTTATGATCGACAAAACGCGGGGTTTCGTGGTGATTTAGGCTTTATATCGCGTGTTGATCATAATAAATTTTCTGTTGGCGGTGATCGAAAATGGTATGCCGAACCAAATAAATGGTGGACTCAGTTTAAAATATATTCTGACTGGGACCTTATTCACAATGATAACAATGAATTAATAGAAAAAGAGTTTGATATAAACGCACAACTTCATGCTCGTTATAGCTCTTACTTTAGAGTTGGCTATACAAAACGTGAGAGCGTAGGTAGTAGGCTTGATAAGAGCAAGTTGGCAATTACGGATAACAGCACGTTATTTACAGAGCATCAATTTTTTATTTTTGCAGAAACAAAACCTATGCTAGGTCTTTATATAAACGCTAATGTTACGCGAGGAGATAAAATTGACTATCGCAATAATCGCTTAGGAAAAATAAATCGCCTCAGTAGTAATATAAATTGGAACATCAATAAACATGTTGAAGTAAAGCTAAAGCAAACCGTTAGGCAACTAGATGCAGAAGGAGAAAACGTATTTATTGCCCGGTTAACTGATTTACGCACCACTTACCAATTTAATGTACAAAGCTTTCTCCGTTTAAGTGTCGTTTTTAACAATACCAGTAGAAACACAAGTAATTATTTATATATTGCGCCTGAAGATATTAATCGTCATAGCAAAAGCCTCTCTTCAGAGTTACTTTATGCCTATAAAATAAATCCTCAAACAGTATTTTATTTAGGTTACTCTGATCAACACTACAGTGATGAAACTATTCAAGATTTAACGCAAGAACAGCGCAGCGTGTTTATGAAATATAGTTATGCATGGCTTAAGTAA
- a CDS encoding carbohydrate binding family 9 domain-containing protein, producing the protein MKFSIRGLFTVATAFMLFVKPSFAQENTVNQAQLNIPHVELELTIDGELNDLIWQQALDVPMNIVNSPWNNKPSPVSTNAKIVENGDYLYIAFIAQDPNPELIQGFLGDRDTRWFDDLVGFKLDTYNNRRLNYEFFVNPHGVQHDAIFNEMTVSKDPAWDGIWQSAGKITKDGYQVEIAIPYHILNFNDNDDVKTWAIELIRVYPRDTSLRISHIELDRNNPCWLCQTPEVVGFKNAKASKNIMLTPTLVASRSETREIFTPKTDWEAENDIDAGLDLRWGINANTLLNVTLNPDFSNIETDSGQLSVNKTFSLFYDEKRQFFVENSEYFSSNFDLVYTRNIADPEYGAKLTGTEGKHTYGAFMTNDTQTNIILPGNTGSRLISLTDDSESGAIKYRYDVNEDFSVGVISTLRQTENYHNFVSGIDSKYRFNDSNSLQAQVLMADTKDSAQFTDSGKEENYNDNAFKLNFKHDSEYWEVSAEHQEIGARFRADLGFMPRADYQKSKLLVNRLMYGEPESAWQKMTFAGQWQILHNENGELLERSISSSFNIDGPMQSLFNVLLVAADKVGLRRHELNFDLPIDNTIDGNTDRFEENQAVFYASIQPTAQIFTNLELTVGDKIDYENNRLGDYVALYGSINYNVNKHLQFEFSHTFSDLDADNANVFTENLTELRVSYQFNVNSYLKFNLVYTDIDFNLDNNPNAYTAKDNNLTTQLIYAYKINPQTVFYLGYSDNSYQDDRLKSLSREQRTIYTKISYAWLP; encoded by the coding sequence TTGAAGTTTAGTATTCGTGGCCTGTTTACAGTTGCCACTGCCTTTATGCTATTTGTAAAACCGAGTTTTGCGCAAGAAAATACCGTAAACCAGGCACAATTAAATATCCCTCATGTTGAGCTTGAATTAACCATTGATGGCGAATTAAACGATCTCATTTGGCAACAAGCTCTTGATGTTCCAATGAATATTGTAAACAGCCCGTGGAACAACAAACCCAGCCCTGTTTCAACGAATGCAAAAATTGTTGAAAATGGCGATTACCTCTACATTGCTTTTATTGCACAAGATCCTAACCCTGAGTTAATTCAAGGCTTCTTAGGCGACCGCGACACACGCTGGTTTGATGATTTAGTTGGGTTTAAATTAGACACATATAATAATCGTCGCTTAAATTATGAGTTTTTTGTAAATCCTCATGGCGTACAACATGATGCTATTTTTAATGAAATGACCGTCAGTAAAGACCCTGCTTGGGATGGAATTTGGCAGTCTGCAGGAAAAATAACAAAAGATGGTTACCAAGTTGAAATAGCTATTCCATACCATATCCTAAATTTTAACGACAACGATGACGTTAAAACTTGGGCAATAGAACTAATTAGAGTTTATCCTCGAGACACATCGTTGAGAATATCTCATATTGAGTTAGATCGTAACAACCCTTGCTGGCTTTGCCAAACACCTGAAGTTGTTGGTTTTAAAAACGCTAAGGCAAGTAAAAACATTATGCTTACGCCCACTTTAGTCGCCAGCAGAAGTGAAACTCGTGAAATTTTCACCCCCAAAACTGACTGGGAAGCTGAAAACGACATTGATGCAGGTTTAGACCTACGTTGGGGCATTAATGCCAACACTCTGTTAAATGTGACTTTAAATCCAGATTTTTCGAATATAGAAACCGACTCAGGTCAACTCAGTGTTAATAAAACCTTTTCGCTTTTTTATGACGAAAAACGACAATTTTTTGTAGAGAACTCAGAGTACTTTTCCAGTAACTTTGATCTAGTGTATACCCGTAATATAGCTGACCCTGAATATGGTGCTAAATTAACCGGCACTGAAGGCAAACACACTTACGGCGCATTCATGACCAATGATACGCAAACCAATATTATTCTTCCGGGTAATACGGGTTCAAGATTAATCTCGTTAACCGATGATAGTGAGTCAGGTGCTATTAAGTATCGTTACGATGTTAACGAGGACTTTTCAGTTGGTGTGATCAGTACTTTACGCCAAACCGAAAATTACCATAACTTTGTCTCTGGTATAGATTCAAAATACCGATTCAATGACTCGAACTCGCTTCAAGCACAAGTGCTGATGGCTGATACCAAAGACTCGGCTCAGTTTACTGATAGTGGTAAAGAAGAAAACTATAATGATAATGCCTTTAAATTAAACTTTAAACATGACTCAGAATATTGGGAAGTTAGTGCTGAACACCAAGAAATTGGTGCAAGGTTCCGTGCAGATCTTGGTTTTATGCCACGTGCAGATTATCAAAAAAGTAAATTGTTAGTTAACCGATTAATGTACGGTGAGCCAGAAAGTGCTTGGCAAAAAATGACCTTTGCTGGGCAGTGGCAAATATTACACAATGAAAACGGTGAATTACTTGAGCGCTCGATATCATCAAGCTTTAATATCGATGGTCCTATGCAGTCATTGTTTAATGTTTTACTCGTTGCCGCTGATAAAGTGGGGTTACGTCGCCATGAGTTAAATTTTGATTTACCGATAGATAATACCATTGACGGTAACACAGATCGGTTTGAAGAAAATCAAGCGGTTTTCTATGCTTCTATTCAACCTACAGCACAAATATTTACCAATCTTGAATTGACCGTAGGTGATAAAATTGATTATGAAAACAATAGACTTGGCGACTATGTCGCACTTTATGGCAGTATTAACTACAACGTGAACAAGCATCTGCAGTTTGAGTTTTCTCATACCTTTAGTGATTTAGACGCAGATAATGCCAATGTATTTACAGAAAATTTAACCGAACTTCGAGTTTCTTATCAATTTAATGTTAATAGCTACTTAAAATTCAACTTGGTCTACACCGATATTGATTTTAACTTAGATAATAACCCTAACGCTTATACAGCGAAAGATAATAACTTAACTACGCAACTTATCTATGCATATAAAATAAACCCTCAAACGGTGTTCTACTTAGGTTATTCAGATAATAGTTATCAAGATGATAGATTGAAGAGCTTATCTCGTGAGCAACGTACAATTTACACTAAAATTAGTTATGCGTGGTTACCTTAA